The Intrasporangium calvum DSM 43043 sequence CCACGGGCGGGTCTCGCGGATGACGACGCTGGTCGCGCTGGGCACCCACCAGCCGATGAGCGAGGCCGCGCTGGCCCGGCACCTCGGCTACCCGGCCGGGCGGCTCGAGGAGACGTATCCCGGGATGACCGTGCTCAACCACGCATGGTGGGAGCCCGAGACCTTCGCCGACCTCGGCACCATCCCGGCGGCCCGGCTCGAGGAGCTCTCGGAGGGCCGTCTGTCGATGGACGTCCCTGTCCTGCTCAACCGAGCCGTGGTCGAGCACGACGTGGCGCTCGTCCTCGGACCGGTGCTGCCCCATGAGGTCGTCGGGATCTCGGGCGGCAACAAGTACTTCTTCCCCGGCGTCGCCGGGCAGCAGATCATCGACGTCTCCCACTGGATCGGTGCCCTCATCACCTCCGCCGAGATCATCGGCACGACGGCCATCACCCCGGTCCGGGCCCTGATCAACGAGGGCGCCTCGCTCGTGCCGGCGCACAAGCTCGCGTTCTGCGTCGTCGGCGAGAGCGGCTCCCTCGACCTGCACTCGATCTCGTTCGGCGACACCGAGTCCGCGTGGGCCAACGCCGCCCAGGTGTGCGCCGCCACCCACGTCACCTACCTCGACGAGCCGGTTCGGCGGGTCATCTCCGTCATCCCGACGATGTACGAGGACATCTGGACCGGGGCCAAGGGCTTCTACAAGCTCGAGCCGGCCGTGGCGGACGGCGGCGAGGTCATCCTCTACGCCCCGCACATCACCGAGATCTCGACGAGCCACCCCGAGATCAACGAGATCGGCTACCACTGTCGCGACTACTTCGTGAAGCAGTGGGACCGCTTCAAGCACATCCACTGGGGCACGCTGGCGCACTCGACCCACCTCAGGGGGGCGGGCACCTACGACGCCGAGACGGGCGAGGAGCGACTGCGCGTCAAGGTCACGCTCGCGACCCGGATCCCGGAGGAGGTGTGCCTCGCCGCCAACCTGGGCTACCTCGACCCCGACTCCGTCGACCTCGCCGCGGCTGAGGCCGACGACGAGACGTTCCTCGTGCCCAACGCGGGCGAGACCCTGTTCCGGCTCCGCTGACCCGTCGACCGGCGCACGACGAGGCGGACCGGCATGATGATGGGCTCACGGCTGGGCACGGCGCCGCCGATCATCGCCACGAGGTTCTTGACCGCGGTCGCGCCCATCGCCTGCAGCGGGGCGGCCACGGTGGTCAGCTCCGGCTCGATGATCTCGGAGAGCAACGTGTTGTCGAAGCCGACCACGCTCACGGCCTCGGGCACCGGGACCCCCAGGCGGGTCAGCCCCTTGACGACGCCGATCGCGACCGCATCGTTGTAGGCAATGACGGCCGTCGAGGACGTGGTGACGACCTCGCGGGCCCGTCCGAACCCGGCGTGCACCGTCGGGTTGTTGCACGGACCGATTCGTCGGACCCGGATGTCGAGCTCGTGGGCCGCCTCGCGCAGGGCGAGCCAGCGGGCGCCGTCGGTCCAGCTCGACTCCGGCCCGGCGACATAGGTCACCGCGTCGTGCCCCAGCTCGGTGAGGTGCTCCACGGCTCGACGTATCCCCCGAGCGTTGTCGACGAGGATGGACGGCACCTCCGGCAGCCGGCGGTTGAGCACGACGACCGGCTTCTGCTTGGCCATCATGCGGATCGCGCTGTCCGACATCCGCGAGCTCGTGAGGAGGACGCCCTCCACTGCGGTCAGCTCGCGCTCGGTCCAATCCCGCTCGAGCTGCGCGTCCTCCTGCGTGTGCGACAGCAGGAGGGTGTAGCCCAGCTCGTGGGCGGCCTCGTGGGCGCCACGGATGATGTCCCCGTAGAACGGGTTGGTGATGTCGGTGACGACGAGCGCCAGGGTCCGGGTCCGGCGAGAGACCAGCCCGGGAAGGGCCGTGGTGCGGTAGCCGAGCGCCTCGGCGGCCTCGAAGATCCGCCGCGCGGTCTCGGCCTTGACCCGCCCCGGGCGCGCGAAGGCGCGCGAGACGGTCGAGGCGGCCACGCCCGCGGCCTGGGCCACGTCGTAGATCGTCGGTCGGCGATCCATGCGGTCAATCTAGGGGCGTGGCCAGGTCGCGGCAATCGACCGCGCGGGTGCCGCAGGCCGGCAACACATGGCAACCCGTGTCGCCGCCACCGGGCCGTGCCTACCGTGGCAGGCATGGAGAAGGCGGTCACGATCTACGACGTGGCGAAAGCCGCAGGGGTCGCGCCGTCGACGGTCTCACGGGCGTTCTCCCGTCCGGGCCGGCTCAACGCCGCCACAGCCGAGCGGATCCTCCGGGTCGGGGCCGCCTTGGGCTACCAGCGCGGCGGCGCCGGTCGCGACGGCGCCGGCAGCGCTGCGGGCGCTGCGGACATGGCGGGCGCTCCGGGCGGTGGTCCCGGCCGACCGGCCGCGCACATGATCGCGCTCATCGTTCCCGACATCACCAACCCGTTCTACTTCGAGATCATCCGGGGCGCCGAGCGCGCTGCGTCCGAGGCTGGGTTCACGCTCGTCCTCTCCGACACACAGGAGTCGCGTCGGCTCGAGCGCGACGCCCTCGAGCGGACGAGCTCCGTCGTCGCCGGACTGCTCCTGACGAGCACGCGGATGGATGACTCCGAGATCGTCGCCGTGTCCCGCCGGACCCCTCTGGTGGTGCTCAACCGGGAGGTCGACGGCGTGCCGAGCGTCGTCACCGACAACCGGGCCGGGGCGCGCCAGGCCGTCGAGCACCTCGTCGACCTCGGGCACTCGTCCGTCACCTACGTCGCCGGGCCCGAGGCGTCCTGGGCCGACCGCCAGCGGTGGACCGCCGCGCAGGAGGCCTGTCTCGAGCGGGGCGTCGGGGTGCGCCGCGTCGGCCCGTTCGCGCCGACCGTGGATGCCGGCCGCTACGCCGCCCAGGCGGTCCTGGGACACCCGGGGTCCGCCGTGCTCTGCTACAACGACCAGCTCGCCATCGGACTGATCCGGGGTCTCGGACTGCTGGGCGCCCGGGTCCCCGATGACGTGAGCATCATCGGCTTCGACAACACCCTGGTCGCTGACCTCGTCACACCGGGCATCACCACGGTCGCGGCGCCGCTCGACTCCCTCGGCGCGACGGGGGTCAACGGGCTCATCGGTCTGGTCACCGGTCGACGCCGGCCGGACCCGCTCGTCGTGCTCCCGTCGATGCTCGTCGTCCGGGGCTCGACGGCAGCTGCTGTCCTCTGGCGCCCCTGAGCCCCTGCATCGCCCCTGAGCCCCTGCATCGACCGCGGACCCGCGTCACGGCCCCACTCGCAGGCCGTCACGGCCCCGTCACGGCCCCGTCACGGCCCCGACACGCCCGTGAGGGGCCCCGCCGGAGCGGGGCCCCTCACGGGCGTGTCGCACGGGGACCGCGGTCAGTCCTGGGCCTCGTAGGTCATCCCGAACCCGAAGGGGTAGAGCGCCCCGTCGGCGGTCTCGTCGTAGCCGGGCAGATCGCTCTTCTGCTCCTCGACCGCCGCCCGGGTCCCGGCCAGCGCGAACGGCAGCCGTCCCTGCGGCGCGAAGTCACCGGACAGGACGTCCATCAGGGCGGTGTCGCTCATCCCGAAGCCGGCCACGATGGCCCCGGCGTCCCGGAGGCCGCTCGCGTCGTCGAGGACGAACGGCTGGCGGAAGTAGACGTGGAGGACGACCTTGCTCGGGTCGCCGACCTCGGCCATCACCTGCTGGATCGTGCTCAGCGACGGCACGACCTGCCACGACTGCGCAGTCTCCATGCCGCTGAAGTCGAGGATGCTCGACTCCCACGGGTAGGAGCCGCCGAAACGGAGGCCGCTGTCCGTGCACGCAGTCGCACCGTAGGAGACGCAGGCGTCCGACTCCCCGTACGGGCTCTCCCCGTCGAGGCCCGCCGTCCCGGGCATGACGATCGGGCTGAGGTGGTCCGGGTTGAGGCCGGTCGCCGGGTCGTTGCTGCGGTAGGCGGCCGTGTTCTTGTTCTTGGCCGTCATCGAGATGATGACGTAGTCGGCACCAGCGGCGCTCGGACGGGGTGTCCCGGCCGGCACGTTGCCGTTGATGACCTCGTAGCCGTGGCCCGCGACCGTCTCCTCCTTGAAGTCACCGAGGATGTAGACCTTCGACCCCGCCTTGAGGGGGAGCACCTTGCTGCCGTCGGGCCCCTCGTTGTTCTGGAGGAGGACCGCCGACTTCCGCTGGAGGTCGAGCCCGACGGCCCGGTTCTCCTCGTTTCCGACGGTGGCCGTGGCGACGGACTCATCGACATAGGGGTTCTCGAAGAGACCCATCCGGAACATCGGTTCGAGCAACCGGGTCGCGGCGAGGTCGACCCGCTCCTGCGAGACGAGGCCCGCGCCGACGAGGTCGGTGATCGTCCTGACGTCATGGAAGCCGGACAGCGTGTCGGTGCCGCCGTTGATCGCGGCGGCGACACGCTCCGGGACGGTCGCGGTCTCGAGGCCCCAGGCGCGGTCGTTGATGATGCCCGTGTCGGAGTTGACGTAGCCCTTGAAGCCGAGCCGGCCGCGGAGCAGGTCGTTGACGATCTGCGACGAGAAGGCCATCCCGGTCTGGTCATAGGTGACACCGTCGTAGGTGACATCCATCGGCACGCCGTAGTAGGGCATGATCGCCGCGACACCCGCGTTGATGGCCGCCTGGAACGGCTTGAGGTGGTAGCCGAAGCCGTCTCCGGGATAGACCTGGGTCTTGCCGAAGGCGTAGTGCGGGTCCAGCCCGAGCTCCTGGGGGCCGCCGCCGGGGAAGTGCTTGAGCGTCAGCGCGACGTCGGTGTCGGGGCTCAGCGCGGTGCCGTCCGCACCGACGGGGCCCTGCAGGGTGCCGACGAGGGTCTCCATGATGTTCGCACCGAGGTCGGCGTCCTCGGTGAAGGTCTCGTGGGTGCGGTACCAGCGCGGCTCGGTCGACAGGTCGGCCATGTAGCCGTACATGCCGCGCAACCCGATCGAGGCCCACTCCTGCCCCATCACCTGCGCGAAGTCCCTGACCACGGACATGTCGCCGGCGGTGGGGGCCGTCCCCGTCCGTCGGGCCTCCTCACCGAGGGCGGCCGCGGCGATGCCGGCCTCCTTGGGAAAGGCGGAGAAGGCGCCGGCGGACTCGTTGATGCCGGCGCGCGCGTCAGGGTCGATGTGGTTGCGGGCGTTCGACTTGAACAGCGTCGGGATGCCGAGACGGGTGGCCTCACTCAGCTGCTGGACGCTGTTGGTGAACTTCGCCGCCTCGGCAGGAGTCACCGAGATGCGCGTGCCGAAGCCCCCCGTCTCTGCCGTGCACAGCGCCTGGTCCGGGCTCGTCACCGTGTTGCGGAAGACGAACCGGTGCATCTTCTGGTCGTCGATGTAGTCGGCGGCGAGAGCCGGCACCGTGCCACGCTCCCCCGTCGCGACGTCGCACGAGGCGTTGAGCGTGTCGACGAGCATGAGGCCGGCCTTCTCCTCGAGCGTCATCTGCCGGACCAGGTCGGCGACCCGGTCGGCCACCGGCCGACGCCAGTCCTCGTAGGTGTCGAGCCGTCCGTTGTCGTTGAGGTCCTTGAAGGTGCGCCCCTTGACGGTGATCAGCTCCTTGGCCCGGGCGTCGAGGACCGGTGGGCGACCGTGGTTGCCCTCGTCCGCCGCGGCTGCATCAGGTGCAGCCGTCGCACTGAAGGCCAGCGCGAAGGTGAGGGGAAGCGCCGCGGAGACGCCGAGGATGCCACGACGACGTCGCGAGCGTGGGAGTGTCTTCATCAGGGTGTTCCTCTGTGAACTCGATGGGGAGACGGGTGGTGGGGTGGGGCCCGGTCCGGGACACGCTCGTGCCACCTCCCCCGAGGCCCCAACGAGTTGCCATGAGTTGCAGCGGCGCCCGGACCGGCCGCCGGGCGGCAACGGTCGGCAACTCGTGGCAAGCCCTGTGCACCCACGGGACGTTCTGCCTGAATGGAGGAGACCGCCCGGCGTCGCGGGGACGAGCGAGCCAGCCCAGCGGCATACGGCCCGTTGCGTCCCGCCGGCGTCGACCACCATCTCCGCAAAGGAACACCGTGAGCACCCCTGCGCAAGCGAACATCGGCGTCATCGGCCTCGCCGTGATGGGCAGCAACCTGGCCCGGAACCTGGCCCGCCACGGGCACACCGTCGCCGTCTTCAACCGGACCCACGCACGGACCCTCGCGCACCTCGAGTCGCACCGGGCGGAGGGCGCGTTCGTCGGGGCGGAGACGCTCGAGGAGTTCGTCGCAGCGCTCGTCCGGCCACGCAGGGTCGTCATCATGGTCCAGGCCGGACCCGGGACGGACGCGGTGATCGACCAGCTCGCACCGCTCCTCGAGGAGGGCGACATCATCGTCGACGGGGGCAACGCCCACTTCGAGGACACCCGGCGACGCGAGGCGCGGCTGCGCGAGGTGGGGCTCCACTTCGTCGGCACCGGAATCTCGGGCGGGGAGGTCGGCGCGCTCGAGGGCCCCTCGATCATGCCGGGCGGCTCGCCGGAGTCCTACGCCGCGCTCGGCCCCATCCTCGAGTCGATCGCGGCCCAGGTCGACGGCGAGCCGTGCTGCGCGCACCTCGGCCCGGACGGCGCCGGCCACTTCGTCAAGATGGTCCACAACGGCATCGAGTACGCCGACATGCAGTTCATCGCCGAGGCCTACGACGTGCTGACGGCGGCGGGGCTGACCGCCCCGGAGGCCGCGGACGTCTTCCGCGAGTGGAACACCGGCGAGCTCGACTCCTTCCTCATCGAGATCACCGCCGAGGTCCTCGACCAGGTCGACGCGGCGACGGGCCGGCCCCTCGTCGAGCTCATCGTCGACGCAGCCGAGCAGAAGGGCACCGGCCTCTGGACCGTCCAGACCGCACTCGAGCTCGGGGTTCCCGTCTCGACGATCGCCGAGTCGGTCTTCGCCCGGTCCGCGTCCGGTGACCGGGCGGTCCGGGAGGCGGCACGGGGAGTGCTCCGCGGGCCCGACCGGGAGCTGCCGGCCGTCGAGCGCCGCCAGCTCGTCGACGACGTGCGGGACGCGCTGTGGTCGTCCAAGGTCGTCGCCTACGCCCAGGGGCTGGAGCAGATCCGCAAGGCGAGCGACGAGTACCACTGGGGCGTCGACATCGCGACGGTCGCGCGGCTGTGGCGCGGCGGCTGCATCATCCGGGCCCGCCTGCTCAAGCAGATCAGCGACGAGTACGCCGTCGGTCGGCTCGCCACGCTCCTCGTCGCGCCGAGCATCCGGTCCGGACTGGCCGAGCGCCAGGGTGCCTGGCGACGCGTCGTCGCGGCCGCCACCACCGCGGGCGTGCCCGTTCCCGGGTTCTCGAGCGCGCTCGCCTACTACGACACCGTCCGAGCCGAGCGTCTGCCCGCCGCGCTCGTCCAGGGGCTGCGCGACAACTTCGGGGCGCACACCTACGGACGGGTCGACCGCGCCGGCGCCTTCCACACGCTGTGGTCCTCCGACCGCACCGAGGTCCAGCTCTGAGCGCGCCGATGAGTCAGACTGACGTCATGGACGTCCACGCTCCGCTCCCCCCCGCGCTCGCGGAGCCGGCTGATGCCGTGAGCCGGCACATCGTCGCCCGTATGCCGCTGGGCTCGGTCGGGCGCCTCGGCGTGGCCTTCTCCGGGGGCGTGGACTCCGGCCTCCTCCTCGCGCTCGCCATCCGGACGCTCGGGGCCGAGCGCGTGCTCGCGGTCATCGGGGTCTCGCCGAGCCTGGCCCGGGACGAGCTCCACGGTGCCCGCGACGTCGCGGCGGCGATCGGGGCCCCGGTCGTCGAAGTCGCGACCCACGAGGGCGACCACCCCCGGTACCGCGCCAACGGACCGGACCGCTGCTTCTTCTGCAAGGACGAGCTGTTCACCCGGATCACCGACGAGGTGGCGGGGCGGCACGGGCTCGTCGCGGTCGCCTACGGCGAGAACGCCGACGACGCGCGGCGCCCCGACCGGCCCGGGGCCCGGGCGGCGACGAACCATCACGTGCTCCGCCCCCTCGCGGACGCCGGTCTGGGGAAGTCGGACGTGCGGGCGCTGGCGCGGGGCCTGCGGCTGCCGAACGCCGACAAACCGGCGGCCCCGTGCCTCGCCTCACGCATCCCGCACTTCACGGAGGTCGACCCGGCCAGGCTGGCCCAGGTCGAGGCCGCGGAGCAGGGCCTGCGCCGGCTCGGGTTCGGCGACTGCCGGGTTCGTCACCACGGTGAGGTCGCTCGCGTCGAGCTGCCCGAGGCCGACCTCGCTCGCGCCATGGAGCCGGCGATGCGCTCGGCTGTCCACGGTGTCGGGACTGCGGCCGGCTTCCGGTTCGTCGCAGTCGACGTGAACGGCATCCAGTCCGGCGCCTTCACGCTCCCCCTGGTCCCGGTGAACCATGGCTGACGCCGAGTCCGCCGGCCTCCAAGGGATCGCCGAGCTCGACCTGACGCGCGCAGCCCGGCGGGGCTATCCCGAGGCGGTCTACTGCGCGGGCAAGTCACCCGACCAGGTGGCGGCCATCGCCCGCGCGCTCCGGGACGCGCACGCCGCGGGCGCGACGACCGGCTCCGCCCTGTTCACCCGTGCGTCGGCCGACCACGCCGAGGCAGTCCTCCGGGTGCTGCCCGACGCGGTCCACGACGAGGTCGGGCGGATTCTCGCCTGGCCGCCGCGGGCGCCCGAGCCGACCGGCGGGCTCGTCGCGGTGCTGTGTGCCGGCACCTCCGACCTCCCGGTGGCACGCGAGGCGGTCGTCACCCTCACCTATCTCGGCCGCCCGACCGAGCTCGTCGTCGACATCGGCGTGGCCGGCCTCCACCGGGTGCTCGCGAGACAGGACCTCATCGACTCCGCGCGGGCCATCGTCGTCGTCGCGGGGATGGACGGCGCGCTCGCTTCGGTCGTCGCCGGCCTGGCCCATGCCCCGGTCGTGGCGGTGCCGACCTCGGTCGGCTACGGGGCGGCCTTCGAGGGGCTGGCTCCGCTGCTGTCGATGCTCAACGCCTGCGCGCCGGGCGTGGGCGTGGTCAACATCGACAACGGTTACGGCGGGGGCCACCTCGCCGCCCAGATCGCCGCCCCGACCTCCTGAGTCGCGGAGGATCTCCGACTGGTCTCGGCGACCGGCGTGCGCCTGGGTGGGTCAGAGCGTGGCCCCCGGGGTGAGGCCGGCCGCCGCGGCAGCGGCCACCGCGGCGTCGAGGACGACGCGGACCGGCCGCTCCAGAGCCGTCGCCGCCGCCTCGACATCCGCGAGCTCGGGCGTCGCCTGCACGACCCGGCCCTCGCGGTGCGCGACCTTGATGCCGACCCGACGTCCCTCGACATCGACGTCGACCCACTGGCGGGGCAGCGCCCAGCGGTCCACGATGGTGCGACGTACCCCGATGGTGCTCGTCAGGGTGAGCACGAGGTCCCGAAGCCGTGCCTCGTCCTCCCGGCGGCCGAGGACCGACAGCGTGTGCGCTGGACGCCCCTTCTTCATCAGGATCGGCGTCAGCCAGGCGTCGGCGGCCCCCGCATCGAAGAGAGACGCGAGCACCGAGGGCCAGACCCGGGGATCGAGGTCGTCGACGTTGGCCTCGAGCACGGTGAGCGTCGTCTGTTCCAGCTCGGCTGGGACAGTGGAGGACTCGGTGTCGGACTCGGTGTCGGACTCAGCCGGGGCGGCCGCTCCGGCGCGACCGAGCACGGCCCGGACGACATTCGCGCGACCCTCGACGTCCTTGCTGCCCGCACCGGCGCCGACGGCGGTCAGCTCCATCTTGGGCAGCGGACCCTGGCCCGACGCGAGCGTGGTGACGAGGGCGACCCCGGTGGGTGTCGCCAGCTCTCCGTCCCCGACGGCGTCGAGCACCCAGCCGACCGCCAGCCCCAGCACCGCTGGGACCGGCACGGGGATGCGGCCGTGCGCGCCGTGGACCGAGCCGGAGCCGACGGCGATGACGCTCGCGACGACCTCGGAGACCGCGAGGTCCTCGAGCGCCGCGCACACGCCCACGACATCGGCGATCGAGTCCCAGGCGCCGACCTCGTGGAAGTGCACGTCCGCGACCGGCACGCCGTGCACCTGTGCCTCGACCCGAGCCAGCGCCTCGAACACCGCGTGCGCCCGGTCGACGACCCGCTGGGGCAGCTCGGCCCCCCGGACGAGGCGCTCCACCTCGGCCCACGTCCGGTGCGGCTGGTCGTCGATCGCTGACTCCACGTCGACCTTGACCGCCCGCATCCCGGCGCGCACCGTCTCCGTTGCGCGGATCCGCACGGCTCCCGGGATGACCGCCTCGACCGCCGCGCGGACTCGGTCGAGGGAGGCGCCCGCGTCG is a genomic window containing:
- a CDS encoding lactate racemase domain-containing protein: MTTEPAAVQESPEQAARRAARLGGPEGVLESDAVERFITEQLDGTDLDGRSVCIIVPDATRTCPMPLLLGAVHRALHGRVSRMTTLVALGTHQPMSEAALARHLGYPAGRLEETYPGMTVLNHAWWEPETFADLGTIPAARLEELSEGRLSMDVPVLLNRAVVEHDVALVLGPVLPHEVVGISGGNKYFFPGVAGQQIIDVSHWIGALITSAEIIGTTAITPVRALINEGASLVPAHKLAFCVVGESGSLDLHSISFGDTESAWANAAQVCAATHVTYLDEPVRRVISVIPTMYEDIWTGAKGFYKLEPAVADGGEVILYAPHITEISTSHPEINEIGYHCRDYFVKQWDRFKHIHWGTLAHSTHLRGAGTYDAETGEERLRVKVTLATRIPEEVCLAANLGYLDPDSVDLAAAEADDETFLVPNAGETLFRLR
- the larE gene encoding ATP-dependent sacrificial sulfur transferase LarE gives rise to the protein MSQTDVMDVHAPLPPALAEPADAVSRHIVARMPLGSVGRLGVAFSGGVDSGLLLALAIRTLGAERVLAVIGVSPSLARDELHGARDVAAAIGAPVVEVATHEGDHPRYRANGPDRCFFCKDELFTRITDEVAGRHGLVAVAYGENADDARRPDRPGARAATNHHVLRPLADAGLGKSDVRALARGLRLPNADKPAAPCLASRIPHFTEVDPARLAQVEAAEQGLRRLGFGDCRVRHHGEVARVELPEADLARAMEPAMRSAVHGVGTAAGFRFVAVDVNGIQSGAFTLPLVPVNHG
- the larB gene encoding nickel pincer cofactor biosynthesis protein LarB, which translates into the protein MADAESAGLQGIAELDLTRAARRGYPEAVYCAGKSPDQVAAIARALRDAHAAGATTGSALFTRASADHAEAVLRVLPDAVHDEVGRILAWPPRAPEPTGGLVAVLCAGTSDLPVAREAVVTLTYLGRPTELVVDIGVAGLHRVLARQDLIDSARAIVVVAGMDGALASVVAGLAHAPVVAVPTSVGYGAAFEGLAPLLSMLNACAPGVGVVNIDNGYGGGHLAAQIAAPTS
- a CDS encoding LacI family DNA-binding transcriptional regulator — protein: MDRRPTIYDVAQAAGVAASTVSRAFARPGRVKAETARRIFEAAEALGYRTTALPGLVSRRTRTLALVVTDITNPFYGDIIRGAHEAAHELGYTLLLSHTQEDAQLERDWTERELTAVEGVLLTSSRMSDSAIRMMAKQKPVVVLNRRLPEVPSILVDNARGIRRAVEHLTELGHDAVTYVAGPESSWTDGARWLALREAAHELDIRVRRIGPCNNPTVHAGFGRAREVVTTSSTAVIAYNDAVAIGVVKGLTRLGVPVPEAVSVVGFDNTLLSEIIEPELTTVAAPLQAMGATAVKNLVAMIGGAVPSREPIIMPVRLVVRRSTGQRSRNRVSPALGTRNVSSSASAAARSTESGSR
- a CDS encoding glycoside hydrolase family 3 protein, which translates into the protein MKTLPRSRRRRGILGVSAALPLTFALAFSATAAPDAAAADEGNHGRPPVLDARAKELITVKGRTFKDLNDNGRLDTYEDWRRPVADRVADLVRQMTLEEKAGLMLVDTLNASCDVATGERGTVPALAADYIDDQKMHRFVFRNTVTSPDQALCTAETGGFGTRISVTPAEAAKFTNSVQQLSEATRLGIPTLFKSNARNHIDPDARAGINESAGAFSAFPKEAGIAAAALGEEARRTGTAPTAGDMSVVRDFAQVMGQEWASIGLRGMYGYMADLSTEPRWYRTHETFTEDADLGANIMETLVGTLQGPVGADGTALSPDTDVALTLKHFPGGGPQELGLDPHYAFGKTQVYPGDGFGYHLKPFQAAINAGVAAIMPYYGVPMDVTYDGVTYDQTGMAFSSQIVNDLLRGRLGFKGYVNSDTGIINDRAWGLETATVPERVAAAINGGTDTLSGFHDVRTITDLVGAGLVSQERVDLAATRLLEPMFRMGLFENPYVDESVATATVGNEENRAVGLDLQRKSAVLLQNNEGPDGSKVLPLKAGSKVYILGDFKEETVAGHGYEVINGNVPAGTPRPSAAGADYVIISMTAKNKNTAAYRSNDPATGLNPDHLSPIVMPGTAGLDGESPYGESDACVSYGATACTDSGLRFGGSYPWESSILDFSGMETAQSWQVVPSLSTIQQVMAEVGDPSKVVLHVYFRQPFVLDDASGLRDAGAIVAGFGMSDTALMDVLSGDFAPQGRLPFALAGTRAAVEEQKSDLPGYDETADGALYPFGFGMTYEAQD
- a CDS encoding LacI family DNA-binding transcriptional regulator, translating into MEKAVTIYDVAKAAGVAPSTVSRAFSRPGRLNAATAERILRVGAALGYQRGGAGRDGAGSAAGAADMAGAPGGGPGRPAAHMIALIVPDITNPFYFEIIRGAERAASEAGFTLVLSDTQESRRLERDALERTSSVVAGLLLTSTRMDDSEIVAVSRRTPLVVLNREVDGVPSVVTDNRAGARQAVEHLVDLGHSSVTYVAGPEASWADRQRWTAAQEACLERGVGVRRVGPFAPTVDAGRYAAQAVLGHPGSAVLCYNDQLAIGLIRGLGLLGARVPDDVSIIGFDNTLVADLVTPGITTVAAPLDSLGATGVNGLIGLVTGRRRPDPLVVLPSMLVVRGSTAAAVLWRP
- the larC gene encoding nickel pincer cofactor biosynthesis protein LarC; amino-acid sequence: MPETPPTSLDRPGSVLWIDASAGVAGDMLLGALVDAGASLDRVRAAVEAVIPGAVRIRATETVRAGMRAVKVDVESAIDDQPHRTWAEVERLVRGAELPQRVVDRAHAVFEALARVEAQVHGVPVADVHFHEVGAWDSIADVVGVCAALEDLAVSEVVASVIAVGSGSVHGAHGRIPVPVPAVLGLAVGWVLDAVGDGELATPTGVALVTTLASGQGPLPKMELTAVGAGAGSKDVEGRANVVRAVLGRAGAAAPAESDTESDTESSTVPAELEQTTLTVLEANVDDLDPRVWPSVLASLFDAGAADAWLTPILMKKGRPAHTLSVLGRREDEARLRDLVLTLTSTIGVRRTIVDRWALPRQWVDVDVEGRRVGIKVAHREGRVVQATPELADVEAAATALERPVRVVLDAAVAAAAAAGLTPGATL
- the gndA gene encoding NADP-dependent phosphogluconate dehydrogenase, with product MSTPAQANIGVIGLAVMGSNLARNLARHGHTVAVFNRTHARTLAHLESHRAEGAFVGAETLEEFVAALVRPRRVVIMVQAGPGTDAVIDQLAPLLEEGDIIVDGGNAHFEDTRRREARLREVGLHFVGTGISGGEVGALEGPSIMPGGSPESYAALGPILESIAAQVDGEPCCAHLGPDGAGHFVKMVHNGIEYADMQFIAEAYDVLTAAGLTAPEAADVFREWNTGELDSFLIEITAEVLDQVDAATGRPLVELIVDAAEQKGTGLWTVQTALELGVPVSTIAESVFARSASGDRAVREAARGVLRGPDRELPAVERRQLVDDVRDALWSSKVVAYAQGLEQIRKASDEYHWGVDIATVARLWRGGCIIRARLLKQISDEYAVGRLATLLVAPSIRSGLAERQGAWRRVVAAATTAGVPVPGFSSALAYYDTVRAERLPAALVQGLRDNFGAHTYGRVDRAGAFHTLWSSDRTEVQL